From the genome of Metarhizium brunneum chromosome 4, complete sequence, one region includes:
- the abcB_6 gene encoding ABC multidrug transporter B yields MARVRTAFMFLNSLPVSWVLLLCLVVKAALFLVEVSEKRNLLKPEWKDVGPEETAGIVNRAFFIWLNNTFIKGFRTLLTVDVLSSLDTEMLEASKPTKLISSWERANQEQDHSLFVTFLWHYKWAFLAGTLPRLAYTGFSYSQPFLVERVLDFVGEDRSPGSKSTAYGLLGAYAIVYVGLSLSYAVYQHKTYRLLTLYRGSLVTMIFRKTLRMSASSTSEAEAITLMSADIDRIGSSMSLIHELYASVIELAVALWLLYRLLGIAILAPIGWVIFCLIAAVPLARAAGNAQIPWLEAIETRLTATAKALGSMKAIKMTGLADIVSSRIAGLRMDEIKASRRHRVLNVLVFISYFASTALAPVWAFTAFILIAKARGSETLTEGVAFAVLSIFELLNQPIIYIVDGVEHIQTVINSFQRIQTYLTSPEREDQRDLPAPDMSSDSSVFGKDDIHGKVLKDEKMIISQSQSPDIMLSLNEVSVGYNLEEKIVLGSLTFTVRRGQITVIAGPVGCGKSTLLRAILGEVPFKGSIATGFRTAAYCPQTPWSTWGTVRNNIVGMSPWDRTWYDAVVDACALDADFRELPDGDQTMTGTRGSQLSGGQQMRVSFARALYSRNPVMVLDDVLTGLDRTTERHIIDRVFSKDGVLKKLNATVIMASNSAHHLDLGDQVIVLDENGRIVRLGIPKTVSLPISPIQPDITRPQLGPGEQNDDAEAWQEIDMLINPATEQNRYAGDMRVYGYYANIAGRWTIGIYLFACCTFVFGMTFPSVWMQWWTNANAEHPNERTGYWLGVYGALAALTILGCALADCTFNLVVLPKTSRKFHQLLLNTTMRAPISFLTSTDAGTTLNRFSQDLELIDNDLPQAMDQTVFQFLSAIVSAVLVFIGSSYIGAAIPLCIVALSFVQFYYLRTSRQLRLLDIEAKAPLFSQFLETVNGISCIRAYGWSEAYMERSYMALNVSQKPYYLLWCIQRWLTLVLDLFNAGLALLLVGIATNIQGSASSFLGVALFNIVTFSSTLQTLVTEWTQVETALGAINRIRSFVLNVKNENLPEENLQVPQSWPATGKVIFNNISASYKSSNEPVLNEISFEVESGQKVAICGRTGSGKSSLIATLLRLLEIDSGTILVDGIDIRTIPRQEVRRRLNTVPQDTFFLAGKLREDLDPFQFATDDRLIEVLRAVSLWEIFEPIGGLESEIEEELLSHGQRQLYCLARAIIRQSPILVLDEATSNVDADTDKAMQALLRSEFKDQTIISVVHKLQSVLDFDRVILLENGRMVESGNPKELLSTPGSAFLALYQSLGPGHED; encoded by the exons ATGGCCCGAGTTCGCACCGCGTTCATGTTCTTGAACAGTTTACCGGTATCTTGGGTTTTGCTGCTCTGCTTGGTTGTAAAGGCGGCGTTGTTTCTCGTTGAAGTATCTGAGAAACGCAACTTGTTGAAGCCAGAGTGGAAGGATGTTGGCCCAGAGGAGACTGCGGGAATTGTCAACCGCGCATTCTTCATATGGCTGAACAACACGTTTATAAAGGGGTTTCGCACCCTTCTTACAGTTGATGTGCTATCATCACTCGATACTGAGATGCTAGAAGCTTCTAAGCCGACAAAATTGATATCATCGTGGGAGAGAG CAAATCAAGAACAGGATCATTCTCTGTTCGTAACTTTCCTATGGCACTACAAATGGGCTTTTCTAGCAGGTACTCTGCCGAGACTGGCCTACACCGGGTTTAGTTACTCACAACCGTTTCTTGTCGAAAGAGTATTGGACTTTGTAGGCGAAGATAGATCGCCCGGCAGCAAAAGCACCGCGTATGGGCTGCTTGGAGCGTATGCAATTGTCTACGTAGGCCTATCT TTGTCATACGCGGTCTACCAACACAAGACTTACCGGCTGTTGACCCTGTACCGCGGCAGTCTTGTCACAATGATATTCCGCAAAACATTGAGGATGAGCGCGTCTTCCACTTCGGAAGCAGAAGCAATCACCCTTATGAGTGCTGATATTGACCGCATCGGGTCGAGCATGTCACTTATACACGAGCTCTATGCCAGTGTGATCGAGCTTGCAGTTGCCCTGTGGCTGCTGTATAGGTTGCTTGGCATAGCAATACTCGCACCAATTGGCTGGGTAATCT TCTGCCTCATTGCCGCAGTCCCTCTTGCCAGAGCAGCGGGAAACGCCCAGATCCCATGGCTTGAGGCCATTGAGACCAGGCTCACGGCAACCGCCAAGGCACTCGGCAGCATgaaggccatcaagatgaCAGGGCTGGCGGACATTGTGTCATCGCGCATTGCGGGTCTTAGGATGGATGAAATCAAAGCCTCCCGGCGTCATAGAGTCTTGAACGTTCTCGTCTTCATTTCTT ACTTTGCTTCGACGGCGTTGGCGCCGGTATGGGCTTTCACCGCATTCATACTCATCGCAAAGGCCCGTGGCTCTGAAACATTGACCGAGGGAGTAGCATTCGCAGTTCTCAGCATTTTCGAGCTGTTAAATCAGCCAATTATATATATCGTTGACGGAGTTGAGCACATCCAGACCGTCATCAACTCATTTCAGCGTATCCAGACTTATTTGACTTCGCCAGAGCGAGAGGACCAGCGAGATCTTCCCGCTCCAGATATGTCGTCTGACTCCAGCGTCTTTGGAAAGGATGACATTCATGGTAAGGTCTTGAAAGATGAGAAGATGATCATTTCGCAATCACAAAGCCCCGATATTATGCTGTCTCTGAATGAGGTGTCAGTGGGATATAACCTGGAAGAAAAGATTGTCCTTGGTAGCCTGACCTTTACAGTACGTCGCGGACAGATCACGGTCATAGCAGGGCCTGTAGGGTGCGGCAAGTCAACATTACTACGAGCTATTTTGGGAGAAGTTCCATTCAAAGGGTCAATTGCGACTGGATTTAGAACAGCTGCGTACTGCCCACAGACCCCATGGTCAACCTGGGGCACGGTCAGGAATAACATTGTCGGTATGTCGCCTTGGGACAGGACGTGGTATGACGCGGTTGTGGATGCGTGTGCTCTCGATGCAGATTTCAGAGAGTTGCCTGATGGAGACCAGACAATGACTGGGACTCGCGGATCACAACTGAGTGGAGGGCAACAAATGAGAGTG TCATTCGCAAGGGCTCTGTATTCGCGGAATCCAGTCATGGTCCTCGATGACGTCTTGACGGGTCTTGACAGAACCACTGAGAGGCATATCATCGACAGAGTCTTCTCGAAAGATGGTGTGTTGAAGAAATTGAATGCGACTGTCATCATGGCTTCCAACTCAG CACACCACTTGGACCTTGGTGATCAAGTTATCGTCCttgatgagaatggcagGATAGTCCGTCTAGGAATCCCCAAAACTGTTTCTCTACCAATATCACCGATCCAGCCCGACATTACACGCCCTCAGCTGGGACCCGGTGAGCAGAacgacgatgccgaggcATGGCAAGAAATTGACATGTTGATTAACCCCGCGACGGAGCAAAATCGCTACGCTGGCGATATGAGAGTTTATGGGTATTACGCAAACATCGCGGGTCGTTGGACCATAGGCATATACCTATTTGCTTGCTGTACTTTTGTATTCGGCATGACGTTTCCAT CCGTCTGGATGCAGTGGTGGACAAATGCAAACGCCGAGCACCCAAATGAGAGAACGGGGTATTGGCTGGGTGTATACGGCGCGCTTGCGGCTTTGACAATTCTAGGCTGCGCTCTGGCAGATTG CACTTTTAACTTGGTAGTTTTGCCAAAAACCTCTCGAAAATTCCATCAGCTGCTCCTAAACACCACAATGCG CGCACCTATATCATTCCTGACATCTACGGATGCTGGCACAACCTTGAACAG ATTCAGTCAAGATCTGGAGCTGATTGACAATGACTTGCCTCAAGCAATGGACCAGACCGTGTTTCAATTTCTGTCTGCCATCGTTTCTGCAGTTCTCGTCTTTATCGGCTCCAGCTACATTGGCGCGGCTATCCCTCTGTGCATCGTGGCTCTTTCTTTTGTCCAATTTTACTATCTGCGGACTTCCAGGCAGCTCCGACTTTTGGATATTGAGGCCAAAGCCCCGCTGTTCTCGCAATTCCTAGAAACAGTCAATGGCATCTCCTGCATTCGAGCATACGGCTGGTCAGAAGCATACATGGAGAGGAGCTACATGGCTTTAAATGTCTCCCAAAAGCCTTACTACTTACTTTGGTGTATCCAGAGGTGGTTAACGCTAGTCCTAGATCTCTTTAACGCGGGCCTTGCACTTCTCTTGGTAGGTATTGCGACTAACATCCAGGGCAGTGCGTCGAGTTTTCTTGGTGTTGCGCTCTTTAATATCGTCACATTTAGCAGTACCCTTCAAACACTCGTCACTGAGTGGACTCAGGTAGAGACTGCTCTGGGTGCGATCAATCGAATCCGGTCATTTGTTTTGAACGTGAAGAATGAGAATCTCCCCGAGGAGAACCTCCAGGTGCCCCAGAGTTGGCCAGCAACTGGAAAGGTTATATTCAACAATATCTCGGCGTCATACAAATCCAGTAATGAGCCAGTACTCAATGAAATTAGTTTTGAAGTTGAATCTGGCCAGAAAGTTGCAATTTGTGGAAGAACAGGAAG TGGCAAATCTTCACTCATAGCGACATTGCTTAGACTTCTGGAGATAGATTCAGGCACGATTTTGGTAGATGGCATAGACATTAGGACTATACCACGACAGGAAGTACGCCGCAGATTAAACACAGTACCGCAAGACACATTCTTTCTTGCAGGAAAGCTGAGAGAGGATCTGGACCCCTTCCAGTTTGCTACGGATGACCGCTTAATTGAGGTCCTTCGCGCAGTGAGCCTGTGGGAAATTTTCGAGCCGATTGGCGGACTAGAGAGTGAAATTGAGGAAGAGTTACTGTCGCATGGTCAACGTCAGCTCTATTGCCTTGCTCGAGCCATCATCAGGCAGAGTCCCATACTCGTCCTGGATGAAGCAACGAGCAATGTCGATGCAGACACAGACAAGGCGATGCAAGCGCTGCTGCGAAGCGAGTTTAAAGATCAGACCATTATATCAGTTGTGCACAAATTGCAGAGTGTGCTTGACTTTGACAGGGTCATCTTGCTAGAGAATGGGCGAATGGTGGAGAGCGGGAATCCCAAAGAGTTGCTTTCCACACCGGGATCAGCGTTCCTGGCTTTATATCAAAGTCTGGGGCCTGGTCATGAGGATTAG